In one Candidatus Nitronereus thalassa genomic region, the following are encoded:
- a CDS encoding cell division protein FtsQ/DivIB, translated as MSRFRSLTPRRKKNHTLRAVSAKAAWGRRVLILSGFVMACVVGYYLLPQATAGWTTIQHVSISGAKFMKRGEILSLLDLPPDATLWTVEASKLEERLQGHPWVASVSVGRAFPNTLAVVITEREPVAAFQHAGGKLFLDQEGVVLSIVSEEATAGLPVVSGLSAISLLQGDPSTRDRARLGVTVARVLRDKFHGLLHIDLENSNEVIAETKDVTFLVNQHIEQTWQQYLALEPTIQAGNPTAPYEIDLRYSDKVIVRQRG; from the coding sequence ATGAGTCGATTTCGATCCCTCACCCCACGAAGGAAGAAAAATCACACATTGCGTGCGGTCTCCGCTAAAGCGGCGTGGGGTCGTCGCGTTCTCATCCTTAGCGGGTTCGTAATGGCCTGTGTCGTTGGGTATTACCTGTTGCCCCAAGCGACGGCTGGATGGACCACGATTCAACATGTGTCTATTTCCGGGGCGAAGTTTATGAAGCGCGGAGAAATTCTTTCGCTCTTGGATCTTCCCCCTGATGCGACGTTATGGACGGTAGAGGCGTCCAAGTTGGAAGAGCGGCTACAAGGCCATCCCTGGGTGGCTTCAGTCTCGGTGGGTCGGGCATTCCCAAATACCTTGGCGGTAGTGATTACAGAGCGGGAGCCTGTCGCAGCTTTTCAGCATGCCGGGGGAAAACTATTTTTAGATCAGGAGGGGGTGGTGTTGTCGATTGTCTCCGAAGAGGCGACGGCAGGGTTGCCAGTTGTTTCCGGACTTTCGGCCATCAGCCTGTTACAAGGTGATCCCTCTACGCGGGATCGAGCCCGGTTGGGAGTAACGGTGGCGAGGGTTCTCCGAGATAAATTCCACGGGCTGTTGCATATTGATTTAGAAAACTCGAACGAAGTGATTGCAGAAACCAAGGATGTCACGTTTTTGGTAAATCAACATATTGAGCAAACGTGGCAGCAATATCTCGCGTTGGAACCTACCATTCAGGCAGGGAATCCAACCGCACCGTATGAAATTGATTTGCGGTATTCAGACAAAGTGATTGTTCGGCAGAGGGGGTGA
- the ftsZ gene encoding cell division protein FtsZ codes for MITFQEQDFSPIRIKVIGVGGAGCNAVNTMVAAGLSKVEFIIANTDMQSLSKSPASYKIQLGPERTKGLGAGAKPEIGKESAIESEQQIREALEGADMVFVTAGMGGGTGTGGAPVAASIARELGILTVGVVTKPFQYEGHRRMGYAEEGLRELRRHVDSLLVIPNQKLLNLVEKNTPLLEAFKVADDVLRQAIKGITDVITTPGLVNVDFADVQTIMSYSGRAVMGMGIAKGTNRALEAAKQAISSPLLEDGSVEGAKGLLLNITGGMNLSLHEVDEASQVAKEAADPQANIIVGQVIDPDLEDEVVVTVIATGFEQQEPKAKPQPIVSPAIKERENPFVQAAPQPAFAAVRSAPESEDSDLDRPTFMRRMESGRRGPNQGNILVDEDWDVPTFLRRRGN; via the coding sequence ATGATTACATTTCAGGAGCAAGATTTTTCTCCCATTCGTATTAAAGTCATTGGCGTGGGGGGGGCTGGTTGTAATGCGGTCAATACCATGGTGGCGGCTGGACTATCCAAGGTGGAGTTCATCATTGCCAACACGGATATGCAGTCATTAAGTAAATCCCCGGCCTCGTACAAAATTCAATTAGGACCGGAGCGAACCAAAGGCCTGGGCGCTGGGGCCAAGCCAGAAATTGGTAAGGAATCTGCTATCGAAAGTGAGCAGCAAATTCGGGAAGCCCTTGAAGGTGCAGATATGGTGTTTGTCACTGCCGGGATGGGGGGCGGCACGGGGACCGGAGGTGCGCCGGTTGCGGCGAGTATTGCCCGGGAACTAGGAATCTTAACGGTGGGCGTGGTCACGAAACCTTTTCAATATGAAGGGCATCGACGAATGGGGTATGCAGAAGAAGGTCTTCGGGAACTCCGACGCCATGTGGACTCACTGCTGGTTATTCCCAACCAAAAATTGTTGAATTTGGTGGAAAAAAATACCCCGCTTCTTGAGGCATTTAAAGTCGCCGATGATGTGTTACGCCAAGCCATTAAAGGCATCACTGATGTGATTACTACGCCGGGTCTCGTCAATGTCGACTTTGCGGACGTCCAAACCATTATGAGCTATTCAGGCAGAGCAGTGATGGGTATGGGGATTGCGAAGGGAACGAACCGAGCATTGGAAGCTGCGAAACAGGCCATTTCCAGTCCGCTCCTTGAAGACGGGAGCGTAGAAGGAGCCAAAGGCCTGCTGTTGAACATTACGGGAGGAATGAATCTGTCCTTACATGAAGTGGATGAGGCCTCTCAGGTTGCCAAAGAGGCTGCCGATCCTCAAGCCAATATTATTGTCGGCCAAGTGATTGATCCAGATTTGGAGGATGAGGTGGTGGTAACAGTCATCGCGACCGGGTTTGAGCAACAAGAGCCGAAGGCCAAACCCCAACCGATCGTTAGTCCTGCCATCAAAGAGAGAGAAAACCCTTTTGTCCAGGCAGCTCCACAACCGGCCTTCGCGGCGGTGCGTTCGGCACCGGAGTCCGAAGACTCAGACCTGGATCGTCCGACGTTTATGCGACGAATGGAATCGGGGCGTCGTGGTCCCAATCAAGGAAACATTCTTGTTGATGAAGATTGGGATGTGCCGACTTTCTTGCGACGACGAGGAAATTAG
- a CDS encoding YggT family protein: MFAIGNILQGIAYVLDTVLFLYMWLIIIRALLSWVNPDPFNPIVQFLGRATDPVLYTIRRRVGVLGGIDVSPILAILLIMFLQYAVVETIRDIGIRLN; encoded by the coding sequence ATGTTTGCGATTGGAAATATTTTGCAGGGTATTGCGTATGTACTGGACACCGTGCTGTTTCTGTACATGTGGCTCATCATCATTCGGGCCCTTCTTTCGTGGGTCAATCCTGACCCATTCAATCCGATCGTCCAATTTCTTGGGCGTGCGACAGACCCGGTGCTGTATACGATTCGACGTCGGGTTGGCGTATTGGGAGGGATTGATGTATCGCCTATTTTGGCTATTCTTTTGATTATGTTTTTGCAATACGCCGTGGTGGAAACGATACGGGATATAGGAATACGATTGAATTAG
- a CDS encoding YggS family pyridoxal phosphate-dependent enzyme: MTDIAANLPLVLQTIRRAAEEVGRKPQSVQLIGVTKYVEAERVRQALDAGLAICGENRLQEAQAKMEAIGVRPGVTWHFIGRLQRRKLKSVVGQFSLIHSMESIEQVEELDRRAQEQSLRQSILLQVNVGNESTKGGFSALELLEAMPAVAKFVHIKVCGLMAIPPWTENPEAMRPHFRKLHALAQEVKTLGLPGIEMTELSMGMSNDYPIAIQEGATMVRVGTALFGSRPQ; encoded by the coding sequence ATGACCGATATTGCCGCTAACCTCCCATTGGTGTTGCAGACCATCCGACGTGCAGCCGAGGAAGTGGGTCGCAAACCCCAATCCGTTCAGCTCATAGGGGTAACCAAATATGTTGAGGCAGAGCGGGTTCGTCAAGCCCTGGATGCCGGTCTAGCTATTTGCGGGGAAAATCGTCTTCAAGAAGCTCAAGCCAAGATGGAGGCGATTGGCGTGCGACCTGGAGTCACGTGGCATTTCATTGGGCGTCTGCAGCGAAGAAAACTCAAGTCAGTCGTTGGTCAGTTTTCTTTAATTCATTCAATGGAGTCGATTGAACAAGTTGAAGAACTTGATCGTCGGGCCCAAGAACAATCCCTACGACAATCCATTTTATTGCAGGTAAATGTTGGGAACGAATCCACCAAAGGTGGTTTTTCTGCCCTTGAATTGCTGGAGGCCATGCCGGCGGTTGCCAAGTTCGTGCATATCAAGGTTTGCGGCTTGATGGCCATTCCTCCTTGGACCGAAAACCCAGAAGCGATGCGTCCTCATTTCCGTAAGCTCCATGCCCTCGCTCAAGAGGTAAAGACCCTTGGCCTTCCAGGAATTGAGATGACGGAGTTGTCCATGGGGATGTCGAATGATTATCCCATCGCGATCCAAGAAGGGGCGACGATGGTCAGGGTGGGAACGGCGCTATTTGGATCCCGTCCCCAATGA
- the ftsA gene encoding cell division protein FtsA, producing the protein MAKKEHIVVGLDIGTTKICAIVAEVTHDQGINIIGVGSSPSRGLRKGVVVNIESTVESIKKAVEEAELMAAVQINSVYIGIAGGHIASETANGVVALKRHEVMRTDVQRAIETARAAAVVSSDRRILHVLPREFIVDDQEGIREPVGISGSRLEVDVHIVTGAVTSAQNLVKCVNRAGLDVIDIVLQPLASSEAVLSEEEKELGIAMVDLGGGTSDLAIFSEGTISHSAVLPVGGQHLTTDLQIGLRTSLADAEKIKIRHGCALASMVKDTEMVEVPSVGGRPSRNLAKREVAEIIEPRVEEIFDLVLREIRRSGYEGKLAAGVVITGGTSLLQGMPDAAERVLDLPGRRGIPSGVGGLRDIVGNPMFSTGVGLILHAHRMDQDYEMVRKLGGRKGGTGLGSVVDRMKGWVLNFF; encoded by the coding sequence ATGGCCAAAAAAGAACACATTGTGGTTGGACTGGATATCGGCACCACCAAAATTTGTGCCATCGTCGCGGAAGTGACGCACGATCAGGGCATCAACATTATTGGAGTTGGGTCGAGTCCATCCCGGGGATTGCGTAAGGGGGTAGTGGTCAACATTGAGAGCACAGTGGAGTCCATCAAGAAGGCAGTGGAAGAGGCGGAATTGATGGCCGCGGTGCAAATCAATTCGGTGTACATCGGGATTGCCGGAGGGCATATCGCCAGTGAGACCGCCAATGGTGTGGTTGCGCTGAAACGGCATGAGGTGATGCGAACCGATGTGCAGCGGGCTATCGAGACGGCGCGGGCTGCGGCAGTGGTTTCGTCGGACCGACGTATTCTTCACGTCCTTCCACGAGAGTTTATCGTGGATGATCAAGAGGGTATTCGAGAACCGGTGGGAATTTCCGGGTCACGCTTGGAAGTTGATGTGCATATTGTGACCGGGGCGGTAACCTCCGCACAGAATTTGGTCAAATGTGTCAATCGAGCAGGATTAGATGTGATCGATATTGTGTTGCAGCCTTTAGCGTCGAGTGAGGCCGTGTTGAGCGAAGAGGAAAAAGAACTCGGCATTGCCATGGTTGATTTAGGAGGTGGTACCTCCGACTTGGCCATCTTTTCAGAAGGCACCATCAGTCATTCCGCTGTTCTCCCCGTGGGTGGACAGCATCTAACCACGGATCTTCAAATCGGATTGCGAACGTCATTGGCGGATGCAGAAAAAATTAAAATTCGCCATGGTTGCGCCTTGGCCAGCATGGTCAAGGATACGGAGATGGTGGAAGTGCCTAGTGTGGGGGGACGCCCCTCGCGCAATTTAGCTAAACGGGAGGTTGCGGAAATTATTGAACCGCGCGTCGAGGAAATCTTCGACCTGGTGCTTCGAGAAATTCGTCGTTCCGGGTATGAAGGCAAGCTTGCCGCAGGGGTGGTCATTACGGGTGGAACTTCTTTATTGCAGGGCATGCCGGATGCTGCGGAACGAGTGTTGGATCTCCCGGGACGCCGTGGGATTCCCTCAGGAGTCGGCGGATTGCGAGACATTGTAGGCAATCCCATGTTTTCCACTGGTGTGGGGCTGATATTACATGCCCACCGAATGGATCAAGATTATGAAATGGTCAGAAAACTTGGTGGCAGAAAAGGGGGTACTGGCTTGGGTAGTGTGGTGGATCGCATGAAGGGATGGGTTTTAAACTTTTTCTGA
- the murC gene encoding UDP-N-acetylmuramate--L-alanine ligase has protein sequence MFRKTQHIHLVGIGGSGMSGIAEVLLTLGYKVTGSDLAQSDTTRRLESLGGKIFIGHEASHVEGAQVVVISSAVELTNPEVLAARANVVPVIPRAEMLAELMRLKFGVAIAGAHGKTTTTSLVASVLAHAGLDPTFVVGGKVNAMGTHARLGRSDLLIAEADESDGSFLRLSPSIAVVTNIDREHLNHYGTMENLETAFLEFANKVPFYGVAILCSDDPCLRTFFPKMVKRYLTYGLNEMADQIQPDVFATDVDITGRISNFRAYFRGKKLGPFRLNIPGRHNVSNALAAIAVGLELDVPVDLIRKGLASFAGVERRFHIRGEKTGIVVVDDYGHHPTEIRCTIAAAKTAWPGRVIVLFQPHRYSRTKDLAQEFAEAFEQADVVYVTDIYSAGETPIPGVTGEGLVQRIQSTGHPSVTWVEKKEELVHHLMPTLCAGDVVLTLGAGDIWKVGKEIMECL, from the coding sequence ATGTTTAGAAAGACTCAGCATATTCACCTTGTCGGAATTGGTGGCAGTGGCATGAGCGGCATAGCCGAGGTGCTGTTGACCTTGGGGTATAAGGTTACTGGCTCTGATCTGGCGCAGTCCGATACCACGCGCAGGCTAGAAAGTTTGGGCGGAAAAATCTTTATTGGTCATGAGGCCTCTCATGTGGAGGGAGCACAGGTCGTGGTCATTTCTTCCGCGGTTGAACTCACGAATCCAGAAGTCTTGGCTGCGCGAGCCAATGTCGTACCGGTCATCCCGCGTGCGGAAATGCTGGCTGAGCTCATGAGGTTAAAGTTTGGGGTAGCCATTGCTGGGGCGCATGGCAAGACCACTACGACCTCATTAGTGGCCTCCGTCTTAGCTCATGCGGGGCTGGACCCCACGTTTGTGGTGGGGGGGAAAGTGAATGCGATGGGGACCCATGCGCGGTTGGGGCGAAGCGATTTGCTCATTGCCGAAGCCGACGAGAGCGATGGATCGTTTCTCAGATTATCACCCTCGATTGCGGTCGTGACAAATATTGATCGAGAGCATCTGAATCACTATGGGACGATGGAGAACTTAGAAACGGCCTTTTTAGAGTTTGCGAACAAAGTGCCGTTTTATGGGGTAGCCATTTTATGCAGCGATGATCCGTGCTTGCGTACGTTTTTCCCCAAGATGGTGAAACGGTACCTGACATATGGGCTGAATGAAATGGCTGATCAGATTCAACCTGATGTGTTTGCCACGGATGTGGATATTACTGGGCGAATCAGTAATTTTCGAGCCTATTTCCGTGGGAAAAAGTTGGGCCCATTTCGGCTGAACATTCCTGGTCGGCATAATGTGTCCAATGCGTTGGCGGCTATCGCCGTGGGATTGGAATTGGATGTGCCTGTGGATTTGATCCGTAAGGGCTTGGCTTCTTTTGCTGGCGTGGAGCGAAGGTTCCATATTCGAGGAGAAAAGACTGGCATTGTGGTGGTCGATGATTATGGGCATCACCCGACAGAGATTCGCTGTACGATTGCTGCCGCAAAAACTGCATGGCCAGGTCGGGTGATCGTATTGTTTCAGCCGCATCGCTATTCTCGTACCAAAGATCTGGCTCAGGAATTTGCCGAGGCTTTTGAACAAGCCGATGTCGTCTATGTCACAGACATTTACTCTGCCGGAGAAACTCCCATTCCCGGAGTGACAGGCGAAGGGTTGGTTCAGCGCATTCAATCGACCGGACATCCTTCCGTAACCTGGGTCGAAAAGAAAGAGGAGTTGGTCCATCATCTTATGCCGACTTTGTGTGCTGGAGATGTCGTGCTGACCCTTGGAGCCGGAGATATTTGGAAAGTGGGCAAGGAAATAATGGAGTGCCTGTGA
- the murB gene encoding UDP-N-acetylmuramate dehydrogenase translates to MPVNTLMTRLPDNARSHLKPSMIKHHDLITAVREIRGTVTFDASLRELTTLRIGGQADALVVPEDIEDVRRLVAQAYTAQVPLFVLGGTNVLIRDGGIRGIVVSLSKLTTIKVEGDESTVVYAGAGVRMPTLLGFAGGQSLSGLEWAAGIPGTVGGAVVMNAGTHLGEMKDCLQAIQLVNSEGRMVVYPASTLAFSYRKANVPEGIVVGAWLQLTRSAQAKVESATKSYLQYRKNTQPLTQPNAGSVFKNPPKMSAGQLIEEAGLKGLRIGDAQISSKHGNFIVNLGNARAMDAILLIKKIQQDVFHRTGIMLELEWKIVGEG, encoded by the coding sequence GTGCCTGTGAACACACTTATGACGCGTCTTCCAGACAATGCGAGGTCTCATCTGAAGCCGAGTATGATCAAGCACCATGATTTAATAACGGCGGTTCGAGAGATTCGTGGGACTGTCACGTTTGATGCTTCACTTCGTGAACTCACGACCCTTCGCATAGGTGGGCAAGCCGATGCGCTCGTTGTGCCTGAGGATATAGAAGATGTCAGGCGGTTGGTGGCGCAAGCCTATACCGCGCAAGTCCCGCTCTTCGTCTTAGGCGGAACGAATGTGCTTATCCGAGATGGAGGCATTCGGGGCATTGTCGTGAGTCTGTCCAAGTTGACGACTATAAAAGTGGAAGGAGATGAATCCACCGTGGTGTATGCCGGAGCGGGCGTGCGTATGCCGACGTTGCTGGGATTTGCCGGAGGACAATCGTTATCTGGATTGGAATGGGCAGCTGGAATACCTGGGACCGTCGGAGGGGCCGTGGTCATGAATGCCGGAACCCACCTTGGTGAGATGAAAGATTGCTTGCAAGCCATTCAACTCGTGAATTCGGAAGGCCGTATGGTGGTGTATCCTGCTTCGACATTAGCGTTCTCGTATCGGAAGGCGAATGTTCCCGAGGGAATTGTCGTCGGCGCGTGGTTGCAACTCACTCGATCTGCCCAAGCGAAAGTCGAGTCGGCCACCAAATCCTATTTGCAGTATCGAAAGAACACGCAGCCGTTGACGCAACCCAATGCGGGTTCCGTGTTTAAGAATCCACCAAAAATGTCAGCGGGTCAGTTGATTGAAGAGGCGGGATTGAAAGGGTTGAGGATCGGGGATGCACAAATATCCTCCAAGCACGGGAATTTCATCGTCAATCTCGGGAATGCCAGGGCCATGGATGCCATCTTGCTGATCAAAAAAATTCAACAGGATGTGTTTCATCGAACCGGCATCATGTTGGAATTGGAATGGAAGATCGTGGGAGAAGGATGA
- a CDS encoding serine hydrolase domain-containing protein: MGRVNPITTLLHQAIREGVFPGAVVFVRVHGEVVYHQAVGQMGQAPFNRPAHTETIYDLASLTKPLATSTAILCLVKDGTLSLDQPVKDWLSEWESTSYHATTVRHLLHHSSGLPAWRRYYEKLSTTGLPPKDEEERRARIERLVRVISQEPMEYEPGSQSVYSDLGFMALGVLIERCVGSSLAHYCRHRIYGDLNVNPLFFIDEEGNPTGGDGDLTQVAPTEQDPWRGRLIQADVHDENAYALGGIAGHAGLFGTALSVSCLSEAWLQSVLGGSLVFPQDLAGQFVRRQDSSGKSSWALGWDTPSPPSSSGRYFSPESFGHLGYAGTSLWIDPVRELEVVLLSNRVHPTRENKQIKIFRPELHDLVIKECIGDH, encoded by the coding sequence ATGGGACGGGTCAATCCCATTACCACATTACTTCACCAGGCTATCCGTGAAGGGGTCTTCCCCGGGGCCGTTGTGTTTGTCCGCGTGCATGGGGAGGTGGTGTATCATCAGGCCGTCGGACAAATGGGCCAAGCGCCTTTTAACCGTCCTGCCCACACCGAGACTATCTATGATCTGGCTTCCCTGACGAAACCGCTGGCGACCTCCACGGCCATTTTATGTCTTGTGAAAGATGGGACGCTTTCTCTGGATCAACCAGTCAAAGACTGGTTGAGTGAATGGGAATCTACCTCCTATCACGCGACTACCGTTCGCCATCTTCTTCATCACAGTTCAGGCCTTCCCGCATGGCGACGGTATTATGAAAAACTATCGACTACGGGCTTGCCGCCCAAAGATGAAGAAGAGCGACGTGCACGGATTGAGAGGTTGGTCCGCGTCATCTCTCAGGAGCCCATGGAATATGAGCCCGGCAGTCAAAGTGTGTACAGTGATTTGGGATTTATGGCGTTAGGAGTATTGATCGAACGATGTGTGGGTTCCTCCTTGGCTCACTATTGCCGACACCGAATCTATGGCGACCTTAATGTCAATCCATTGTTTTTTATCGATGAGGAAGGAAATCCCACTGGAGGGGATGGCGACCTTACGCAAGTGGCTCCGACGGAACAAGACCCTTGGCGGGGCCGGCTCATCCAGGCAGATGTTCATGATGAAAACGCCTATGCCTTGGGTGGGATTGCGGGGCATGCGGGATTATTTGGCACGGCGTTGAGCGTAAGTTGTTTGTCGGAGGCCTGGCTGCAGTCGGTATTAGGAGGGTCCTTGGTGTTTCCTCAGGATCTGGCCGGACAATTTGTGCGACGCCAGGATTCGTCAGGGAAATCGAGTTGGGCGTTGGGATGGGATACTCCATCTCCTCCGTCTTCATCCGGTCGGTATTTTTCTCCGGAATCGTTTGGGCACTTAGGGTATGCCGGCACATCTCTATGGATTGATCCTGTCCGGGAACTGGAGGTGGTTTTGTTATCAAACCGGGTGCATCCTACGCGCGAAAATAAACAGATCAAAATTTTTCGCCCAGAGTTGCACGACCTAGTGATAAAGGAATGTATTGGAGACCACTAA
- a CDS encoding D-alanine--D-alanine ligase — protein MPITKTHIGVLMGGASTEREISLKTGKAIHAALTRRGYRATMIDVDPSLPWALKKKKIAVAFLALHGPGGEDGTVQGLLDVLGIPYTGSGVRASAVGMDKAMTKVVVEREGVPVAPGITIRKGQGTVAPKNLRWPLVVKPVDQGSTVGVSIVHTPQQWASAVRRARRQGSTIVVESFIKGRELAVSVLDGKALPTVEIVAPGGFYDYAAKYEKSETRYLCPAPITKVQDRQVKEFAVRSYQALGCQGAARVDFRLNSAGRPFFLEINTIPGMTERSLLPMAAAKAGLSYESLAERILESALKGHTAKKGKSSQPKGKPR, from the coding sequence ATGCCAATAACCAAAACCCACATCGGAGTTCTCATGGGAGGCGCTTCCACGGAACGAGAGATTTCGCTCAAAACGGGAAAGGCAATCCATGCCGCACTGACGCGTCGCGGGTATCGGGCGACGATGATCGATGTGGATCCCTCATTGCCTTGGGCGCTAAAGAAAAAAAAGATTGCGGTGGCGTTTCTCGCGCTGCATGGCCCCGGGGGCGAGGATGGAACGGTCCAGGGATTGTTGGATGTGCTGGGTATTCCGTACACCGGATCTGGGGTTCGGGCAAGTGCGGTGGGTATGGATAAGGCGATGACCAAGGTCGTAGTAGAGCGAGAAGGTGTTCCTGTGGCTCCTGGAATCACCATTCGAAAGGGCCAAGGGACCGTAGCTCCTAAAAATCTACGATGGCCTCTGGTGGTGAAGCCGGTCGATCAAGGGTCAACGGTGGGAGTGTCCATTGTGCATACACCCCAACAGTGGGCGAGTGCGGTTCGCCGTGCTCGTCGGCAAGGTTCAACTATTGTAGTGGAGTCATTCATTAAAGGGCGAGAACTGGCGGTCTCGGTGTTGGATGGGAAGGCCCTTCCTACTGTAGAAATTGTGGCGCCTGGCGGGTTCTATGACTATGCCGCCAAATATGAAAAATCCGAGACCCGGTATTTGTGCCCTGCCCCGATCACCAAGGTCCAAGATCGTCAGGTGAAGGAGTTTGCGGTTCGATCTTATCAAGCCTTGGGGTGTCAGGGGGCGGCTCGCGTAGATTTTCGTCTTAATTCGGCGGGACGACCGTTTTTCCTTGAGATCAATACGATTCCCGGTATGACGGAACGAAGCCTGTTGCCTATGGCAGCCGCAAAAGCCGGATTGAGTTATGAATCGTTGGCTGAGCGAATTCTTGAATCAGCTCTAAAAGGCCACACCGCTAAGAAGGGAAAGTCTTCCCAACCAAAGGGAAAGCCTCGATGA
- the pgeF gene encoding peptidoglycan editing factor PgeF, producing the protein MVLLAERYGPELKMAPRLTLSRFQEGTRSITHFFGTRRGPHYGGNQGDVGTVKAADPDFPVVVSVQQVHGTDTLILDRRVRVGEKFSDGWDAILTNQPKALVTVRTADCVPVLLADPKQRIVGAVHAGWRGAVHGIVPKTVQRMVEHFGCEIESIQMAIGPSAGPCCYEVDGPVIEPLQSNFADWASVLTLHEERLGKIDLKALVRRQAQALGIPEDQIYTLNMCTICRSEQFFSYRREGAVHGTMVSGIMLS; encoded by the coding sequence ATGGTTCTCTTGGCGGAACGGTATGGCCCGGAGTTAAAGATGGCACCTCGGTTAACTTTATCGCGGTTTCAAGAGGGAACCCGATCGATTACGCATTTTTTTGGGACGCGCCGGGGTCCTCACTATGGTGGAAATCAGGGAGATGTTGGGACGGTCAAAGCCGCCGATCCGGATTTTCCTGTGGTAGTTTCAGTTCAACAAGTCCATGGCACGGATACTTTGATTTTGGATCGCCGGGTACGAGTCGGAGAGAAGTTTTCCGACGGGTGGGATGCCATTCTCACCAACCAACCCAAGGCCCTCGTAACGGTGAGAACCGCGGATTGCGTCCCGGTGTTGTTGGCCGATCCCAAACAGCGCATCGTTGGTGCGGTACATGCCGGATGGCGGGGCGCGGTGCATGGGATTGTACCGAAGACGGTGCAGCGAATGGTGGAGCACTTTGGGTGTGAGATAGAATCGATTCAAATGGCGATTGGTCCATCGGCTGGGCCTTGTTGTTATGAGGTCGATGGTCCGGTCATTGAACCGCTTCAATCAAATTTTGCAGATTGGGCTTCGGTGCTGACTTTACATGAAGAGCGTCTGGGAAAGATTGATCTTAAGGCCTTAGTTCGCCGACAGGCTCAGGCCCTAGGAATTCCCGAAGATCAGATTTATACCCTCAACATGTGTACGATCTGTCGTTCTGAACAGTTTTTCTCCTATCGGAGGGAGGGCGCAGTGCATGGGACCATGGTGAGTGGGATCATGTTGAGTTAG
- a CDS encoding DivIVA domain-containing protein produces MRITPLDIQQKEFPKKFRGYDPEQVNAFLETVSQTVESLVRENASYREKIVTREHELAELRKSESTLTNTLISTQNFADQLKVNAQQDADRIIREAELQAEERLAAAREELADLHRSIADVRRQRIVAVEQIRSTIHTIERLIDVEVHEAGPPLEPMNLPRAHEETAPSSY; encoded by the coding sequence ATGCGCATTACCCCACTTGATATCCAGCAAAAAGAATTCCCTAAAAAATTTAGGGGGTACGATCCTGAACAAGTAAATGCCTTTCTCGAAACTGTTTCACAGACCGTAGAAAGTCTGGTTCGGGAAAATGCCTCCTACCGAGAAAAAATAGTGACTAGGGAACATGAACTTGCTGAACTTCGAAAGTCTGAGTCTACGCTGACCAACACACTGATCTCGACTCAAAATTTTGCAGATCAACTCAAAGTCAATGCTCAACAGGATGCCGATCGAATTATCAGGGAGGCCGAGTTGCAAGCGGAAGAGCGGTTGGCTGCAGCCCGGGAAGAGTTAGCGGATCTCCATCGGTCCATTGCCGATGTGCGGCGACAACGCATCGTGGCCGTTGAGCAAATCCGGTCCACCATTCATACCATTGAGCGATTGATCGACGTTGAGGTTCATGAGGCTGGTCCTCCCTTGGAACCTATGAATCTCCCTAGGGCTCATGAAGAAACTGCCCCCAGCTCTTACTAA